In one Oxyura jamaicensis isolate SHBP4307 breed ruddy duck chromosome 14, BPBGC_Ojam_1.0, whole genome shotgun sequence genomic region, the following are encoded:
- the DCUN1D3 gene encoding DCN1-like protein 3, which translates to MGQCVTKCKNPSSTLGSKNGERESGSKSHSKRSAVHKDDHASACGKSSGDILVNGTKKADTAVESSQPSTFPGDTKKDSVSSAEESSLQRIGELFRRYKDEREDAILEEGMERFCNDLCVDPTEFKVLVLAWKFQAATMCKFTRKEFFEGCKAINADSIDGICARFPSLLNEAKQEDKFKDLYRFTFQFGLDSEEGQRSLHREIAIALWKLVFTQNKPPILDQWLHFLVENPSGIKGISRDTWNMFLNFTQVIGPDLSNYSEDEAWPSLFDTFVEWEMERRKKEEETKCIASSDTEGLCTEEQTYSI; encoded by the exons ATGGGCCAGTGTGTCACAAAGTGTAAGAATCCTTCGTCCACCCTTGGCAGCAAAAATGGGGAAAGGGAATCTGGCAGCAAGTCGCACAGTAAGAGAAGCGCAGTCCACAAAGACGACCACGCTTCAGCTTGTGGGAAGTCTTCAGGAGATATACTCGTGAACGGGACAAAGAAAGCGGACACTGCTGTCGAGTCTAGCCAGCCTTCAACGTTTCCTGGGGATACAAAGAAAGACTCTGTCTCTAGTGCGGAAGAATCTTCACTCCAAAGGATTGGAGAGTTATTTAGGAGATACAAGGATGAACGGGAGGATGCCATACTGGAAGAAGGAATGGAACGATTTTGCAATGACCTCTGCGTTGATCCCACTGAATTTAAAGTGCTAGTTTTGGCTTGGAAATTCCAGGCTGCTACCATGTGCAAATTTACAAG GAAGGAGTTTTTTGAAGGCTGCAAAGCAATAAATGCGGACAGCATTGATGGCATTTGTGCAAGGTTCCCCAGCCTCTTAAACGAAGCCAAGCAGGAAGATAAATTTAAGGATCTCTACCGTTTCACCTTTCAGTTTGGCCTGGACTCTGAGGAAGGACAGAGGTCGCTACATCGGGAAATAGCCATTGCCCTTTGGAAATTAGTCTTCACCCAAAACAAACCCCCCATTTTGGACCAGTGGTTACACTTCCTAGTCGAGAACCCCTCAGGAATCAAGGGAATCTCCCGGGACACGTggaacatgtttttaaattttactcaGGTGATTGGACCAGACCTTAGCAACTACAGTGAAGACGAGGCGTGGCCAAGTCTCTTTGACACCTTTGTGGAGTGGGAAATGGAGcgaaggaaaaaggaagaggaaaccAAATGTATTGCATCTTCAGACACAGAGGGTCTGTGTACAGAAGAACAGACTTACAGCATTTAA